A region of Chelonoidis abingdonii isolate Lonesome George chromosome 8, CheloAbing_2.0, whole genome shotgun sequence DNA encodes the following proteins:
- the GPR119 gene encoding glucose-dependent insulinotropic receptor, which produces MDGFAFGVVLAVLASLIIATNILVAIPLFRLIQKNGCTGLYFVFNLAVADFLVGITITGLVTDELSTHSQPPSKMFCILRMAFIISPSAASILTMIMVTFDRYLAIKQPFQYFRIMSGLVVGACIVGLWLAAFFIGFLPVLVQVFQQTYEGKCTFFGVFRPTYMLTIFCIGFFPALFIFIYLYCDILKIASLHVQHIREVAQVGLSRNSPSPHNTSDMKALRTVAILIGCFVLSWSPFFIASIVKTICQKCLPYDVIERYLWLLGLCNSLLNPLIYAYWQKEVRRQIYQLCLCVKRKVFPLFHMESGPWVPSRGPAPIRAISHPQFQE; this is translated from the coding sequence ATGGATGGCTTTGCATTTGGAGTGGTTCTTGCTGTTTTGGCCTCTCTCATTATTGCTACAAACATACTTGTTGCTATTCCTTTGTTTCGGCTGATCCAGAAGAACGGCTGCACAGGGCTGTATTTTGTCTTTAACCTCGCAGTTGCAGACTTTTTGGTTGGCATCACAATCACCGGGCTGGTCACAGATGAGCTTTCCACACACAGTCAGCCCCCATCGAAGATGTTCTGCATCCTGAGGATGGCCTTCATCATCTCCCCTTCAGCTGCCTCCATACTCACTATGATCATGGTGACTTTTGACAGATACTTGGCCATTAAACAACCTTTCCAATATTTCCGAATCATGAGTGGCCTGGTAGTTGGTGCCTGCATTGTGGGTCTCTGGCTGGCTGCCTTCTTTATTGGCTTTCTACCAGTACTAGTACAGGTCTTTCAGCAGACCTATGAAGGGAAGTGCACTTTCTTTGGGGTCTTCCGACCCACATACATGCTCACCATCTTCTGTATCGGGTTCTTCCCAGCtttgttcattttcatttacCTGTATTGTGACATCCTGAAAATTGCCTCTCTGCACGTACAGCACATCCGAGAAGTGGCGCAGGTTGGGCTGTCGAGGAACAGTCCTTCACCTCATAACACCAGTGACATGAAAGCCTTGAGGACTGTGGCTATTCTTATTGGGTGCTTTGTGCTGTCTTGGTCCCCTTTCTTCATAGCTAGCATTGTGAAGACCATTTGCCAGAAATGCCTCCCATATGATGTCATTGAGAGGTACCTATGGCTGCTGGGACTCTGCAATTCTCTGCTGAACCCACTGATCTACGCCTACTGGCAGAAGGAGGTGCGGCGGCAGATCTACCAGCTGTGCTTGTGTGTGAAGAGGAAagttttccctctcttccacatGGAGAGTGGCCCTTGGGTTCCCAGCAGGGGTCCAGCGCCGATTCGTGCCATATCCCACCCACAATTCCAGGAGTGA